From Pandoraea vervacti, the proteins below share one genomic window:
- a CDS encoding Dyp-type peroxidase: MIERPTSPPEPQPVSGKVTRSAIFLVATIRDDEAAHAAVRGWCADAAAYVRAVGKRVPTGNLSCVVGFSDNAWDRLFGAPRPAELHPFREFGSGKRHAPATPGDLLLHIRAEQMDLCFDLATLMLGKLGDAVTVVDEVHGFRYFDMRAMIGFVDGTENPEGQEALDFTVMGDEDPEFAGGSYVLVQKYLHDMTGWNALPVEVQERIIGRTKFSDVELDEDVKPSNSHSALTTLEVDGKEVKILRDNMPFGRPGSGEFGTFFIGYARSPWPIEQMLENMFVGKPPGNYDRLLDFSTAVTGGLFFVPSAGLLEALAERSPQAAAVESANVIQTLIDAQPSSVQVLDRSAATAATVRTTSHQASPAIADGSLQIGSLKGVSQA; encoded by the coding sequence ATGATCGAACGCCCGACGTCTCCCCCTGAACCTCAGCCGGTTTCCGGCAAAGTCACCCGCAGCGCCATCTTCCTCGTCGCCACGATTCGCGACGATGAGGCCGCGCACGCCGCCGTGCGAGGCTGGTGTGCCGATGCCGCCGCTTATGTGCGCGCGGTCGGCAAGCGCGTGCCGACGGGCAATCTGTCGTGCGTGGTCGGCTTTAGCGACAACGCCTGGGATCGCCTGTTTGGCGCGCCGCGCCCGGCGGAGCTTCATCCGTTTCGGGAGTTCGGCTCGGGCAAGCGTCACGCCCCCGCCACGCCGGGCGACCTGCTGCTGCACATTCGCGCCGAGCAGATGGACCTGTGCTTCGATCTCGCCACGCTCATGCTGGGCAAGCTGGGCGACGCCGTGACCGTGGTCGACGAAGTCCATGGCTTCCGCTATTTCGATATGCGCGCCATGATCGGCTTCGTCGATGGCACCGAGAATCCGGAAGGCCAGGAGGCGCTCGATTTCACGGTGATGGGCGACGAAGACCCCGAGTTCGCCGGTGGCAGTTACGTGCTGGTGCAGAAGTATCTGCACGACATGACGGGCTGGAACGCACTGCCGGTCGAAGTGCAGGAGCGCATTATCGGCCGCACCAAATTTTCGGACGTCGAACTCGACGAGGATGTGAAGCCGAGCAATTCTCACAGCGCGCTGACCACGCTCGAAGTGGACGGCAAGGAAGTGAAGATCCTGCGCGACAACATGCCGTTCGGGCGGCCCGGATCGGGCGAGTTCGGCACGTTTTTTATCGGATACGCCCGCTCGCCCTGGCCCATCGAGCAAATGCTGGAGAACATGTTCGTCGGCAAACCGCCCGGCAACTACGACCGCCTGTTGGACTTCAGCACGGCCGTGACCGGCGGACTGTTCTTCGTGCCCTCGGCGGGCCTGCTCGAAGCGTTGGCAGAGCGCTCGCCCCAGGCGGCTGCGGTCGAATCGGCTAACGTCATTCAAACCCTGATCGATGCACAGCCGTCGAGCGTTCAGGTGCTCGACAGGTCTGCTGCCACGGCGGCAACGGTGCGAACCACTTCTCATCAGGCGAGTCCCGCCATTGCGGACGGCTCGTTGCAAATCGGATCGCTCAAAGGAGTTTCTCAGGCATGA
- a CDS encoding family 1 encapsulin nanocompartment shell protein, with amino-acid sequence MNNLHRELAPISSAAWAQIEEEVARTFKRTVAARRVVDVKGPSGLALSGVGTGHQQPIDAPLDGVSARQREVLPLVVLRVPFELSREAIDDVERGANDSDWQPAKDAAIKLAYAEDRAIFDGYEAARITGVRQGSSNPVLPLPDDIADYPTVIAKALEQLRLEGVDGPYSVLLGADAYTAVAEANDQGYPILEHIGHIVSGEIIWAPAIDGGCILSTRGGDYEMHIGQDVSIGYLDHTATTVRLYLEETFTFLMLTAEAGVSVGNAKPVGARKKSK; translated from the coding sequence ATGAACAACCTGCATCGCGAACTGGCCCCCATTTCGAGCGCCGCGTGGGCGCAAATCGAAGAAGAGGTGGCCCGTACATTCAAGCGCACGGTGGCCGCGCGCCGCGTCGTCGACGTCAAGGGCCCGAGCGGTCTGGCGCTCTCCGGTGTCGGCACCGGTCATCAGCAGCCCATCGACGCGCCGCTCGACGGCGTGAGCGCGCGTCAGCGCGAGGTGCTGCCGCTCGTGGTGCTGCGCGTGCCGTTCGAGCTCTCGCGCGAAGCGATCGACGATGTCGAGCGTGGCGCGAACGATTCGGACTGGCAACCGGCCAAGGACGCAGCGATCAAGCTGGCGTACGCCGAAGACCGAGCCATCTTCGACGGCTACGAAGCCGCGCGTATTACCGGTGTGCGTCAGGGGTCCTCGAATCCCGTGCTGCCGCTGCCGGACGACATCGCCGATTACCCGACGGTCATTGCCAAGGCGCTGGAGCAACTGCGCCTGGAAGGCGTCGACGGTCCGTACAGTGTGCTGCTGGGCGCCGACGCGTACACCGCCGTGGCCGAAGCCAACGATCAGGGTTACCCGATTCTCGAGCACATCGGCCACATTGTGAGCGGCGAGATCATCTGGGCGCCGGCCATCGACGGCGGCTGCATTCTCTCGACGCGCGGCGGCGATTACGAGATGCACATTGGTCAGGACGTCTCCATTGGCTATCTCGATCACACGGCCACGACCGTTCGTCTGTACCTGGAAGAGACGTTTACGTTCCTGATGCTCACGGCGGAAGCGGGTGTTTCGGTGGGCAACGCCAAACCTGTCGGTGCGAGAAAGAAGTCGAAGTAA
- a CDS encoding glycosyltransferase family 39 protein, with protein MSTRPQRDAGLEPWPISPTALLWLLAMFALVWFGVLNFRHLIPSDEGRYAEMAREMLATGDWVTPRYNGYLYFEKPPLQTWMNALTFMIFGLGDWQARLWTALTGFGGVLLVGYTGRRVFSARAGFFAALALASAPLWSLLGHFNVLDMGLSFMMTLVLCSLLLAQRPGLSDTQTRNWMWLCWAAMGLSILSKGLIGVVLPGAVLVIYTLISRDWALWKRLHLVSGLIVLLAVTVPWFAAVMSRNPSFFDFFFINEHFNRFLKPDHNRPGALWYFVPVLIVGFLPWLSMIPRAVAGSRAVPRQANGFRPVLMISVWAVFIFCFFSLSHSKLISYVLPIVPAIALLFGLGLAGMTRESLRKHLVVSAVLFIATIVTGLVFLSHHSDSRNPVQAYQAFTNYLYAASVVGLIGIAITRWLSLRSTKQALIAFAGTWLAFAMIGGSGHEAFGRASSGIDLVPAVRAEMDRLGPDTPFYSVGTLDHTMPYYLRQPMIMVAVQDELEFGISQAPDSWVPTLEKFVDVWMAAPKALALVDPQKFTVLETLGLPMKIIARDNRRVMIEKPTLGEPATGGAPASASSPAAN; from the coding sequence GCCCTGCTATGGCTGCTGGCGATGTTCGCGCTCGTCTGGTTCGGCGTCTTGAACTTTCGCCATCTGATTCCCAGCGACGAAGGCCGCTACGCCGAGATGGCGCGCGAGATGCTGGCCACGGGCGACTGGGTCACGCCGCGCTACAACGGCTATCTGTACTTCGAAAAGCCGCCGCTCCAGACCTGGATGAACGCGCTGACGTTCATGATCTTCGGTCTCGGAGACTGGCAGGCCCGTCTGTGGACGGCGCTCACGGGTTTCGGCGGCGTGCTGCTCGTCGGCTACACGGGGCGAAGGGTGTTCAGCGCGCGCGCGGGTTTCTTCGCCGCACTCGCGCTGGCGAGCGCCCCGTTGTGGAGCCTGCTGGGGCACTTCAACGTGCTCGACATGGGGCTGTCGTTCATGATGACGCTGGTGTTGTGCTCGCTGCTGCTGGCACAGCGTCCGGGACTGAGCGACACGCAAACGCGCAACTGGATGTGGCTGTGCTGGGCGGCGATGGGCCTGTCGATCCTGAGCAAAGGGCTGATCGGCGTGGTGCTCCCCGGTGCTGTCCTGGTCATCTACACGCTGATTTCGCGCGACTGGGCGCTGTGGAAGCGGCTGCATCTCGTGAGCGGTCTGATCGTGCTGCTCGCCGTCACCGTGCCGTGGTTCGCCGCCGTGATGTCGCGTAATCCGTCGTTCTTCGACTTCTTCTTCATCAACGAGCACTTCAACCGCTTCCTCAAGCCGGACCACAATCGTCCGGGCGCGCTGTGGTACTTCGTGCCGGTGCTGATCGTCGGGTTCCTGCCCTGGCTGTCGATGATTCCCCGCGCGGTTGCGGGCTCGCGCGCCGTGCCACGTCAGGCGAACGGCTTCCGTCCGGTGCTGATGATCTCGGTCTGGGCCGTCTTCATCTTCTGCTTCTTCTCGCTCTCGCACTCGAAGCTCATTTCGTACGTACTGCCGATCGTACCCGCGATCGCCCTCCTGTTCGGGCTCGGGCTGGCCGGCATGACACGTGAGTCGCTGCGCAAGCACCTCGTCGTGTCGGCCGTGCTGTTTATCGCGACCATCGTCACAGGGTTGGTATTCCTCTCGCATCACTCGGACAGCCGCAATCCGGTACAGGCCTATCAAGCCTTCACGAACTACCTGTATGCCGCGAGCGTCGTGGGACTGATCGGCATCGCCATTACCCGCTGGCTGAGCCTGCGCAGCACCAAGCAAGCCCTGATCGCGTTCGCGGGGACGTGGCTGGCCTTTGCGATGATCGGCGGCTCCGGTCACGAAGCCTTCGGGCGCGCCAGCTCGGGCATCGACCTGGTGCCGGCGGTGCGCGCCGAGATGGATCGGCTGGGGCCGGATACGCCGTTCTACTCGGTCGGCACGCTCGACCACACGATGCCGTATTACCTGCGTCAACCGATGATCATGGTCGCGGTACAGGACGAACTGGAATTCGGCATCTCGCAAGCGCCCGATAGCTGGGTACCGACGCTGGAGAAGTTCGTGGATGTCTGGATGGCGGCGCCGAAGGCGCTTGCACTGGTCGACCCGCAAAAGTTTACGGTGCTCGAAACGCTCGGCTTGCCGATGAAGATCATCGCGCGCGACAACCGTCGGGTGATGATCGAGAAGCCGACGCTCGGCGAACCGGCCACCGGTGGCGCACCGGCGAGCGCGTCGTCGCCTGCGGCCAACTGA